Below is a window of Geomonas oryzisoli DNA.
CTAAGGCTTGGGTTCCATGAGCTAAGACTGGGACGCAATCACTTGTCAGGTTGACGCCCGTGCGCCAATGACGTACCGTATTTCAGGGGGAATATCCATGAGCGATGAACTTTTCAAGGAGTTGTTGGAAAGTGTGAAGCAGGGTGCGGCGATAATGAAAGGAGAGACGGAACCCTCCCGTTCTTTTGACTTTCCTGAAACGGAGGTTCGTGCTCTGCGCGAGAGATTCGGGCTGTCCCAGGATAAGTTTGCAAACCTCGTCGGAATCAGCGTCGGGACGCTGCGAAACTGGGAACAGGGGCGGCGCAAGCCGGAAGGCCCAGCGCGAGTGCTGCTGAGAATTGCGTTACTGCATCCTGAAGCTTTGCTGGACGTCGGTGGGAGGCAAAAACGGGTGTAGACATTGGGCAGCAGTAATGCTCGTTCAGTCATGGTTCGAGATCCACAAGGATGATCTGCTGACCGACTGGCACCTTGCCGTAAATGACCAGAATCCTTTGCTCATAAAGCCTTTGGAGTAGTCATGAATAAAGTGGTTTCAGTAAAACCATTGGAGGACAAAAAAGTAGCGGTCGTCCTTTCCGATGGCAGGTCAGGCTTTTTCGATGTCGCCCCCTATATCAAAAGCGATTTTTTCCAGCGCTTGAATGAGGAGGCGTACTTCAGGCGGGTCTCCCTCTTCTTCACCGGCATCGGCTGGCCCGAAGGGCAGGATCTTGGTTCCGACACCATCGCGGCGGAGTTGCAGCCAATGCCGGAGCAGCAGGAGTCATCGTGTAACGGGGCGCAGTTCCGCGAGGGCCCTTAGGAAACCAGAAACAACTAACAGGGATGAAGGGGATAAAAGGGATAACCTGCCCCTGGGAGGGTGGGCTGTGACCCCACACTCTTGGGAGGAGAGCTTGGGCGATGTTAAATTTGGGCTCTGCTACCTGTCCGCGATGCCTATCCACAATGCCAATAGTCTCGTGATCTCGGACATCTGTTTGTCAGACAAGTTCCCTATGACATCACCTACTTTTTGGCGGGGCACGGTCATTAGCTTGTCCACCTGAACAAAAGAGGGGGCTGACAGCCCATTCTCTGCCGTCGGTGCGAGCTTGTAACGATAGAGCGGGGCATCCAACATAAAGGATGTCAGGAGACAGAGCGTTACGCTTGGGTGCTCAGAAAAGTAGTCGGTTTGGACCACAAGAGCAGGTCGTGGTTTGCCATAATCACCTGCAGTGGTCACCAGGACGACATCTCCCCGTTTCATTCCTCACCCCAGTCGGCCACCTCAGCCATGTCTTCCAAGTCCTGCAGATTCTGCGGGTCTTGAAGCGCGAGCCGCGATTGTCTGAGGCATTCGGCCTCAAAACCAGGGGTCGCTGGATCGGGAACCCATATCTGAACCGGCTTCAATCCAGCTTCACGAAGTTTTGCCCTGTAATTTTGCACTCTATCTCTTGTCGGCTGCATAACACTCCCCTTTCGTTACATGAAACAACACTTTACACTCCTTGTAAAGTATTCTTTACCGCTTGCGTTTCAACAGGAGGATGGTGTTGTCGTACCAGCGAGTAGCGGCATTGCCACCGGGCAGGAGTGCGATCCAGTTTTCTCCTCCAGGGCCAAATGGCACATCAGGACCAAAGTCTCCTTTTCCGCACCCGACCCAATAAACCGTCACGCTCGCACCGCCATCTGCCGCCAGCATGTACCTTTTAGATGCAGCTGACTGTTCTAATTCCTCTTGCCTTGCCATCGTCTTCGCCAACAAGCCATCGAGGGTGCTCCGTTGCTCTGTGATGTTCGGTCCTATACACCACAGCGTCTCCGGCAAATTGCCTCTGGCTTCTGTGCGTTGAATTGTGACCGTCTTACCAAGTAAGCTCTTGTCATCATATTCGTAGTAGGTGCGGGCGGTAAAAGTACTGTCCAGACGAACCCCAACCACTTGCCACTTGCCTATAAGTTCTTTGGGGAAACCTCTGCGCGCATCTGCCTGGAGAGGAGTAGGTTGAATTATCAGGCTCACCAACAGGAGTGGCATCAAGAGATTCGGCGTCACCTGTTACCTCCAAACTTTCAAGGCTACTTCGGATATGGCTAAGGCTTGATGAGAGCTGTAAGTTTGCGGCGCAGGGGAGACCATTTTGCTACGGTCTTTTTCGAAGCCGGCGGCAGTTTGTAGCCATCGTCTCTAGTTACGTTCAAAGCTGTGGCTGATGCGTCTATGTAGTAGATGCGGTAGCAGTAGGGATTCACATCGGTGTCTGCTGGTTCCTTTTCTAACACGATTAACGATGTAGATTTCTTTCGTTGGTTTGGATCACAAAGTGGAACTCTGCCAAATCTGTCCGGCACGCCCTCCTTCATGAGCTCAGGTAGGTATTGCGACCTGTAATATCTGCCATCTTCAATCTCGTATGCAGCTGAATTGCTTTGACGATTGGTAATAAACACTGTCGAGGCGCCAGTAGCTGGGTCGCTGCATTGTATCAAGGTAGCTCCTGTTGGCTCGCTGTACGCCACTAAGCCCGCCAGATGAGAACATGGCGCCGTCATTTGCTCTGCTGGTACATGGAACGAGCAAACCGCTGAGGAGCAAACTGCTTGTTCCTGAGCCCATGCAGCGTACGAAAGGACCTGTAGAGCTGCAAGTGCAGTAAGTAGTTGCTTAAAGACGCACATATGCGCCTCTGTAATGCACTAATAATTTGAACTTTGGGTTCTTTCGCGTCACTCTGCCCCCTCCCTCAGTAGATATGAACGGCTCCGACGTCAAGATGCCCATCCTGCGGCTGATACAATCGGCTTGATACTTGTGCTTCGCTCCTCGCCCCCTTTCCATAACAACGATAGCCATTATCTCTCCTTGCGTCTTTGGTTTCTTCTCGCCTATTTGGCTGATTATGGCTGCTTTTGATTTACCGATACCGTATTGTTGCACGCATAGGTCAAATAGCGCTGCGTATGTGTTAATCTCGATTCGTTGAAATTCAATCGGTTTAATTGCCCTCAGCCACGCAATATCCCGCATTACCAGCATGTGATAATCTTTAATTGCCTCGTCATTTTGGATCTTGTTGAAGACCGCCACCCTTGCAATATTTTTAAACGACGTCTCCCATCCGCTGCGGTTCGTCTTTAGCAGAGATCTGGCCCACTTTTTTTGTCCTGCCTGATCGTTTTCGAGTATCGCTTTCTTCAGTGTCTCGTAACCGGTATTTTTGGTGAAGCAATTTTCAAATTGACCTGGATCTGCTCGCAGCATCTTCTTGAGTATCGGCCCAAGGGTGTTTTGACCAAAATTCCACTGAAGCAGTCCAAATGAGGTGGCCTGGTCATCACCATCATCGGCCAGGGTTCCATACTTCGCCTCTCCCCCTTCGAAATATGTCGAAATTTCTAAAGCTATAATTTGTGCCTGGTCCAGTGGAATCCAACGCTCGGGTGCTGAAATTCTCAAAACGGCTTGCGGGGCATTGTATCGCGCAGAGGGATCTGCAAGATCATTCCGCCCTACTGGCCCAGGTGTGTCCTTAGGAAGGGCTTTCGAATTAGGCGATGCTGCATCGTTGTAGCCTAGGGGGCCGGGGGTGAGGGTGGGGCGTTGGAAGGGGTCGCGACGGAGGTGATCTTGACGGGAACCGGCCATCTTGGAACCTCCTAATGGTGAGGTCGTGAAGATGGAAATGTACCAGGGGCTAGGTGGGTGTCAAACTTGGCGTGGGATGTCCTCCCTTCGTCAAAGGGGGGGACGTGAGGGGCGCGGCAACGCTTCGGGGACAAGGTTTCGCAGGGGTGGGACACCGCGTTTGTGTTGGCATATGTGAGGGGGGAGGTGGACGGGCGAATGATTATTCGCCCCTACACGTGACATGGAATCACCAGGGGCACGCGCGCTCCTTCTTTCTGCCAGGGACATACAAACGCAAAGAGGGCACCCGGAATCGGGTGCCCTCTTTTTGCTTCTATAAACTAGCTCGTCTTAGAACTGTACTGCTTTCTGCGCCAACTCGAGGACGGTGCCCGGGACTACGCCGAGAACCAGGGTGGCACCTACGGCTACCAGCAGACATACTGCGATGGCCGGGGTGGCACCTGCCCACTCGAAGTCTTCGGTCGGATCTTTCATGTACATGAAGACCATGACGCGCAGGTAGTAGTACAGGGATGCCGCGGAGTTCAGTACACCGATAATGGCAAGCCACACGTAACCGGCTTTGATGGCTGCGCTGAAGAGGTAGAACTTCCCGATGAAACCTGCGGTCGGCGGCATGCCGGCCAGGGAGAACAGGAAGATGCTCAGTACCATTGCCAGAAGCGGCTTCTTGTGACCGAAACCGGCCAGATCCTGCACGTTGCCGTTGATCTCGCCTTTCTTGGTGATCAGTACGATGACACCGAAGGCGCCGATGTTCATGAAGGCGTAGGAGAGCATGTAGAACAGGATGCCTGCTGCACCTTCGGCGTTCACGGCGGCGAAACCCACCAGCGCGTAACCGGCATGGGCGATGGAGGAGTAGGCCAGCATCCTCTTCACGTTGTCCTGGGACAGCGCGATGATGTTACCGACGGTCATGGTCAGTACGGCCAGAATCCACAGCAGGTCGCTCCACTCAGCCCTCAGCATCGGGAAGGCGAAGATCATGACGCGGATGAAGGCTGCGAAGCCTGCTGCTTTCGGACCGGCAGACATGAACGCGGTCATCGGGGTCGGTGCGCCCTGGTAGACGTCCGGGGTCCACATGTGGAACGGTGCGGCGGCAATCTTGAAGCTGAAGCCGACGGCGATCAGCAGCATGCCCACGATGAAGAGCGGGTTGCTGGCTACGCCGGGGTTGCTCATCACATAGGAGGAGATGGCCATGATCTTGGTGCTGCCGGTGGCGCCGTAGGTGAGCGCCATGCCGTAGAGCAGGAAGCCGGTGGAGAAGGCACCCAGCAGGAAGTACTTGAGGCCTGCCTCGTTGGATGCCAGGTTGTCACGGTTCCACCCGGCCAGGATGTACAGCGGGATGGAGAGAAGCTCGAGGCCGAGGAAGATGACCATCAGGTCGGTCCCGCTCGCCATCAGCATCATGCCGACGGTGGCGAAAAGAACCATCGGGTAGAGCTCGCCCTGGTTGCAATCCTCCTGGACCATGTAGCGATCCGCTATCAAGATGGCAAGGCCCGCGGAAATGATGAAGATGATCTTGAAGAAGATTGCGTAGTTGTCCTGCACTACCGATCCGTTGAACGCTGATACCGACGGCCCCCAGCCGCCCACGGCGCTCGCCGCGGTCACTGCAAGGCCGATGATGCTCAGGTAACCGAGGTAGGCCTTGTTCTTGCCCGGCACGAAGACGTTGACGAGCAGCAGCACCATGGCGATGCATGAGAGTAGGATCTCAGGCATGATCACTGCCAGGTTTATGGCCGGCATAGCAATTGTTTCCATCTATAATCCTCCGTCAGTAGTTCTAAGCGGTCTATTTTGCTTCGTTGTTTGCGGGGATGGCCGGGTGTCCTGCGGGCATGCCAGCGGGTGCTGCGCCTGCCTCCGGCATCGCCGGGTGACCTGCGGGCATACCTGCGGGTGCCGCACCTGCCTCGGGTACTGCCATGTGACCCGGGGGAAGTGCCATAGCTGCCGGCATTGCTGCCTGCGCTACCTGCTTCTGAACCTTGGTCTGCGCGATCATCTTGTCGATGGACGGGGCCATGGTGTCGATGATCGGACGCGGGTAGATGCCCAGGAAGAAGATGAGGAAGATGAGCGGCAGCATGATGGCGACTTCGCGTGCGTTCAGGTCCTTCAGGGTCTGGTTCTTCGGGTTGCTCAGCTCGCCGAACATGACGCGCTGGAACATCCAGAGCATGTAGACGGCGGAGAGGATGACGCCGGAGGTGGCGATGATGGCATACCAGCGCAGGCTGCTCTCGAAGGAACCCAGGAGCACCAGGAACTCACCGACGAAGCCGTTGGTGCCCGGCAGGCCGATGGAGGAGAAGGTCACGATCATGAACATGGTGGTGAAGACCGGCATCTGCTTGGCCAGACCACCGAAGTCGGTGATGAGACGGGTATGACGACGCTCGTAGATGAAGCCGACGATAAGGAACAATGCGCCGGTGGAAACACCGTGGTTCAGCATCTGCAGCATGCCGCCGGTGACGCCCTGCTGGTTGAGGGCGTACACGCCCAGCATTACGAAGCCCAGGTGGGCTACCGAGGAGTAAGCAACGAGTTTCTTGACGTCCTGCTGCACCATGGCCACCAGCGATGCGTAGATGATACCGATCACGGAGAGGGTGGCGATGAGCGGGGTGAACTGCAAGTTGGCATCCGGGAACAGCGGCATGGCGAAACGTACGTAACCGTAGGTACCGCATTTCAGCATGACGGCGGCCAGGATTACGGAGCCGGCGGTCGGCGCCTCGGTATGGGCATCCGGCAACCAGGTGTGCAGCGGGAACATCGGGACCTTGATGGCGAAGGCCAGTGCGAAGGCCAGGAACATCCACATCTGGGTGGTCGGGTCGAGGTGCAGCTGGTAGAAGCGCAGGATGCTGAAGTCGCCGCCGCCCGCCTTGAAGTAGAGGGCGATCAATGCGACCAGCATGAGGAGCGAACCGACCGCGGTGTAGATGAAGAACTTGACTGCTGCGTAGATCCTGTTCTTGCCGCCCCAGATACCGATCA
It encodes the following:
- a CDS encoding helix-turn-helix domain-containing protein; protein product: MSDELFKELLESVKQGAAIMKGETEPSRSFDFPETEVRALRERFGLSQDKFANLVGISVGTLRNWEQGRRKPEGPARVLLRIALLHPEALLDVGGRQKRV
- a CDS encoding DUF2442 domain-containing protein, with protein sequence MNKVVSVKPLEDKKVAVVLSDGRSGFFDVAPYIKSDFFQRLNEEAYFRRVSLFFTGIGWPEGQDLGSDTIAAELQPMPEQQESSCNGAQFREGP
- a CDS encoding type II toxin-antitoxin system PemK/MazF family toxin; this translates as MKRGDVVLVTTAGDYGKPRPALVVQTDYFSEHPSVTLCLLTSFMLDAPLYRYKLAPTAENGLSAPSFVQVDKLMTVPRQKVGDVIGNLSDKQMSEITRLLALWIGIADR
- a CDS encoding antitoxin MazE family protein — encoded protein: MQPTRDRVQNYRAKLREAGLKPVQIWVPDPATPGFEAECLRQSRLALQDPQNLQDLEDMAEVADWGEE
- a CDS encoding NADH-quinone oxidoreductase subunit N, whose protein sequence is METIAMPAINLAVIMPEILLSCIAMVLLLVNVFVPGKNKAYLGYLSIIGLAVTAASAVGGWGPSVSAFNGSVVQDNYAIFFKIIFIISAGLAILIADRYMVQEDCNQGELYPMVLFATVGMMLMASGTDLMVIFLGLELLSIPLYILAGWNRDNLASNEAGLKYFLLGAFSTGFLLYGMALTYGATGSTKIMAISSYVMSNPGVASNPLFIVGMLLIAVGFSFKIAAAPFHMWTPDVYQGAPTPMTAFMSAGPKAAGFAAFIRVMIFAFPMLRAEWSDLLWILAVLTMTVGNIIALSQDNVKRMLAYSSIAHAGYALVGFAAVNAEGAAGILFYMLSYAFMNIGAFGVIVLITKKGEINGNVQDLAGFGHKKPLLAMVLSIFLFSLAGMPPTAGFIGKFYLFSAAIKAGYVWLAIIGVLNSAASLYYYLRVMVFMYMKDPTEDFEWAGATPAIAVCLLVAVGATLVLGVVPGTVLELAQKAVQF
- a CDS encoding NADH-quinone oxidoreductase subunit M, coding for MNQLPLLSILTFTPLIGAILLLFVNKNSHGVLRSIAMAVTVVTFVLSLPLITGYNAPGSDIGGFQFLENIPWIAAGPFQMSYHLGIDGISLWLVILTTFIMPIAILSTYTAVEEKVKEYMICLLLLEVGMIGTFISLDLFLFYIFWEIMLIPMYFMIGIWGGKNRIYAAVKFFIYTAVGSLLMLVALIALYFKAGGGDFSILRFYQLHLDPTTQMWMFLAFALAFAIKVPMFPLHTWLPDAHTEAPTAGSVILAAVMLKCGTYGYVRFAMPLFPDANLQFTPLIATLSVIGIIYASLVAMVQQDVKKLVAYSSVAHLGFVMLGVYALNQQGVTGGMLQMLNHGVSTGALFLIVGFIYERRHTRLITDFGGLAKQMPVFTTMFMIVTFSSIGLPGTNGFVGEFLVLLGSFESSLRWYAIIATSGVILSAVYMLWMFQRVMFGELSNPKNQTLKDLNAREVAIMLPLIFLIFFLGIYPRPIIDTMAPSIDKMIAQTKVQKQVAQAAMPAAMALPPGHMAVPEAGAAPAGMPAGHPAMPEAGAAPAGMPAGHPAIPANNEAK